One region of Primulina tabacum isolate GXHZ01 chromosome 1, ASM2559414v2, whole genome shotgun sequence genomic DNA includes:
- the LOC142542611 gene encoding uncharacterized protein LOC142542611 produces MTGQQSGTDRYVFMVPNNKVGLVIGKGGETIKNMQARTGTRIQVIPLHLPPGDTSKERTVQIDGTSEQIEVAKQLVNEVISEFAGCIKNQYCTQSQYDEVRSEWSEFFTPM; encoded by the exons ATGACTGGGCAACAATCAGGAACTGATCGATACGTGTTTATGGTTCCCAACAACAAG GTGGGTCTTGTTATTGGCAAAGGAGGTGAAACCATTAAGAACATGCAAGCAAGGACTGGCACTCGCATTCAG GTTATACCTCTCCACTTGCCACCTGGTGATACATCCAAAGAAAGGACCGTACAGATTGATGGCACTAGTGAACAGATTGAGGTTGCTAAACAGTTGGTTAATGAAGTAATCAGCGAG tttgcagGATGCATCAAGAACCAATATTGCACTCAATCTCAATATGACGAGGTCAGAAGTGAATGGAGTGAATTTTTTACTCCTATGTAG
- the LOC142505957 gene encoding protoporphyrinogen oxidase 1, chloroplastic-like codes for MAVDSGLKDDLVLGDPDAPRFVLWNGKLRPVPSKLNDFPFFDLMSFPGKIRAGLGAIGLRPPPPICALNPSSLQGYEESIEEFVRRNLGDDVFERLIEPFCSGVYAGDPSKLSMKAAFGKVWKLEQNGGSITGGTFKAIQEKSGSKAPRDPRLPKPKGQTVGSFRKGLSMLPNAISSR; via the exons ATGGCG GTGGATAGTGGGTTGAAGGATGACTTGGTATTAGGAGACCCAGATGCTCCGCGCTTTGTGCTATGGAATGGGAAGCTGAGGCCAGTGCCCTCGAAGCTCAATGACTTCCCTTTCTTTGATTTAATGAGCTTTCCTGGTAAAATTAGAGCAGGTCTTGGTGCAATCGGTCTTCGGCCACCGCCTCCAATTTGTGCCCTTAATCCTTCCTC GTTACAGGGTTACGAGGAATCCATTGAAGAATTTGTCAGACGCAACCTTGGAGATGATGTTTTTGAGCGTTTGATAGAACCATTTTGCTCTG GTGTTTATGCTGGAGACCCCTCAAAACTGAGCATGAAAGCGGCATTTGGTAAGGTCTGGAAACTGGAGCAAAATGGTGGTAGCATCACAGGTGGAACCTTTAAAGCAATCCAGGAAAAATCTGGCTCTAAGGCACCTCGAGATCC GCGCTTACCCAAGCCAAAAGGTCAAACAGTAGGATCGTTCAGAAAGGGCTTGTCAATGCTGCCTAATGCAATTTCATCGaggtaa
- the LOC142518364 gene encoding LOW QUALITY PROTEIN: putative F-box protein PP2-B2 (The sequence of the model RefSeq protein was modified relative to this genomic sequence to represent the inferred CDS: deleted 1 base in 1 codon), with protein MGGKSCRDINDLPQDCLANVLSFTTPKDACHLSAVASTFWSAAESDGLWELFLPSDYRDIISRSIDGSDSLLHEFQSKRDLYLRLSDHPILIDSGHKSFNLEKGSGKKCYMLAPRDLFINWVSQRWKWITHPDSRFSEVAELTVVSWFGIRGCIKTEMLSFDTEYAAYLVFTTNSTTFGFDDVPAEAYVGIKGFEMKNRSVYLKGDTEFLTQREDGWMEVELGECFVKGGEDVIVMTLLEVKRLNQKRGLVIQGIEIRPKKCT; from the exons ATGGGAGGAAAGAGTTGCCGTGATATCAATGACCTGCCGCAAGATTGCTTAGCAAACGTTTTATCTTTCACGACTCCGAAGGACGCTTGCCACTTGTCTGCTGTCGCCTCTACATTCTGGTCGGCTGCCGAATCCGACGGCCTTTGGGAGCTCTTCTTGCCCTCCGATTATCGGGACATCATTTCCCGTTCGATCGACGGCTCTGATTCGTTGCTGCACGAATTTCAGTCTAAAAGGGATCTTTATCTTCGTCTATCTGATCATCCAATCCTCATAGACTCTGGCCATAAG AGCTTTAATTTAGAGAAAGGGAGT GGGAAAAAATGCTACATGCTGGCTCCAAGAGACCTCTTTATCAATTGGGTATCTCAACGTTGGAAATGGATAACTCATCCAGATTCAAG GTTCTCGGAAGTGGCAGAACTTACGGTCGTTTCTTGGTTTGGAATTCGTGGCTGTATAAAAACCGAAATGTTGTCTTTTGATACAGAATATGCTGCTTACCTTGTGTTCACGACTAATTCCACAACGTTCGGATTTGACGATGTACCTGCTGAAGCTTATGTTGGAATCAAGGGGTTTGAAATGAAAAATCGTTCAGTTTATTTGAAAGGGGATACCGAGTTCTTGACGCAGAGAGAGGATGGATGGATGGAAGTTGAGTTGGGAGAGTGTTTTGTGAAGGGAGGAGAAGATGTTATAGTGATGACTTTGTTGGAGGTGAAGAGACTCAATCAGAAGAGGGGTCTCGTTATCCAAGGGATTGAGATTAGACCCAAGAAATGTACCTAa